The sequence below is a genomic window from Candidatus Epulonipiscium sp..
AATTATTTTAGAGTGTTCAGAATGTGAATACTTCGGAAACTTATATTCTAAAATTTCTTTTATGATGTCAAATCGAACGAATTCTAAAATTATCTCCGTTATAGAGCTACTAGCATATAACTTTATAGCATCACTAAAAAAAAAGTTGTAGTTTTTAGCCAATACCTCATCTTTTATTTCGTAGTATAAAAAATCAATCTCCCCTTTTTTTATGCTTGTATAGGTGGGAATCAATGCTTTTGGAGTAATTTTACTAAACTCTAAGGAAATTTGCTTTTCAACTTCTTCTATATGTCTAATTGCTCCTATTGTAAGCACCATCATAAACTGTCACTCACTTTCATTCAAATTCCTACCTGGTTGTATTTTTAAAACAACTAAGTGTAGAGTTATCCTGTCTTTTATAGTATATGCATGAATCAGGGAGGGGTTACTTTGTCCGTATACATTTGGAAAAGTACCCATTGTACTTCTTTCCTATTTTATTTTACTTTATTTTATCATATTCGATATGCAATAACAAATTACCTAGTCAATTCGTCTATAATCGTTTTTAAGTTATCTTCTTCAAAAATATAACTCTTATTACAAAAATGACACTTTAATTCTGCTTTTTTATCCGTATCATATATTTCTCTTAAATCCTTTAATCCTGTACTGATTAATGCTTTTTCGACCCTTTCTCTCGAACAATTGCAATGAAAGTTTACTGGGAGCCTATCCATTACCTCTATATCCCCGATTAGAAGCCTTAGGATATCCTCTGGGTTTTTCCCTTCTTCTAAAATCTCTGTTACGGATTTTATAGTTTTTAGACTGTTTTCTAATTGGCTGATAGTTTCATCATCTGCCCCTGGCATAAGCTGAATGATAAATCCTCCAGCTTGCTTTATAGAGTAATCCCTATCTACCAATACTCCAAGACCGACTGCCGAAGGTGTTTGCTCAGAATTTACAAAATAATAGGTTAAATCCTCTGCTATTTCACCTGAAACCAAATTGGTTTGCCCAATATATGGCTCTTTAAGACCTAAGTCTTTGATTACTGTCAAATAACCTTGCCCTATTGCTCCGCTTACATCTAACTTACCAATGGCATTTAAAGGCAAATCGACTGCAGA
It includes:
- the hslO gene encoding Hsp33 family molecular chaperone HslO: MKDYIIRATDKKRQIRAFAAITTESVEDARKIHETTPVVSAALGRLMTAAGMMSYMLKGDKDIITLQIRGDGPLKGLIVTADSKGNVKGYPYNSAVDLPLNAIGKLDVSGAIGQGYLTVIKDLGLKEPYIGQTNLVSGEIAEDLTYYFVNSEQTPSAVGLGVLVDRDYSIKQAGGFIIQLMPGADDETISQLENSLKTIKSVTEILEEGKNPEDILRLLIGDIEVMDRLPVNFHCNCSRERVEKALISTGLKDLREIYDTDKKAELKCHFCNKSYIFEEDNLKTIIDELTR